CCGCCGCAATCGCCTGCTTCTGCAAATACACATTCACGCGGTAACGGTGCTTGCGCCCCACCGCGAGCGAAAAATCGAGTTCCTTCTCGGTCTCGAACGTCTTCTTCTGATCGGCCGTCAACACGGAATAAATCAACTTCTTCGCCGCCTCGGGCGTCAGCGCGTCGTACCGCGTGCGGTACAGCCGACCATTCACGCGCAACGCCGGCGGCGCCCCAGCGCTGATGATGAGGTCTGACGCGCCTTCTTTTTGGACCAACTCGAAGAGGTCTTTGAATTCCATGGGTTATCCCTTGACAATTGATGCCCGTATTCTTAATTCACTCGTCTATCATAACCCACATCTGCGGCTTATGCAATGTAAATAATCAATTAAATCTGTGTTGATTATCGCCATATTATGGCTGAACGACTACTTAATGTAGACAACCTCTTCTTCCAGCTCGATCCCGAAACGCTCGAGCACGGCCGCCTTCGCCAACGCAATCAAATCCAAAATGTCCGCGCTCGTCGCGTTGTCCTCATTCATAATAAAGTTCGCGTGTTTGTCGCTGATGACCGCCCCGCCCCGGCGCGCCCCCATCAGTCCTGCCTCCTGAATCAGCTTGCCCGAATGCTTCCCTGGCGGGTTCTTGAACACGCTCCCGCAGCACTTCCCCTGCGGTTGCGTCCGCAGTCGCCGCTCAATGTAATGATCGTAAATCGGGCGCTGTGGCTCGTCCGTCCTCGCAAACTTGAAGTGCCCCTGCAAGATCAGCGAACCGCGCGGACAAAACGTCTGCCCCCGGTAGCTGTACAGCGACTCGTTCATCGGGATGCGCTTGCGCCCCTCCGGCCCAATCACGTCGACGGATTCCATCAACATGCACGTCGACCCGTTCACCGTCCCCGCGTTCATATAGATCGCCCCGCCGACCGTCCCCGGAATCCCCGTCAACCCGCCGACGAGATCGTAGTTGTTCGCCAGCATGATCTCGCGCACAACATGATTCAGATCGACCCCCGACTCGATCCGGTACCGGTCATCCCCCAACGATTCGAGCCCGTTCAGCTCGCTCATCACGATGACAATGCCGTCGTACCCGGCGTCGTCAATCAATACGTTCGAGCCGCCGCCCAGCACCGTCTTCTTCCCCGGTTGCCGAGCGACCCACTCGTACGCCTGCACCGCCTCATCAACCGTCCGCGGAATCAACGCCAACCGCGCCGGCCCCCCAACCCCATATATCGTCA
The genomic region above belongs to Candidatus Hydrogenedentota bacterium and contains:
- the murB gene encoding UDP-N-acetylmuramate dehydrogenase translates to MSNDLPFEFAVENYPLAPLTIYGVGGPARLALIPRTVDEAVQAYEWVARQPGKKTVLGGGSNVLIDDAGYDGIVIVMSELNGLESLGDDRYRIESGVDLNHVVREIMLANNYDLVGGLTGIPGTVGGAIYMNAGTVNGSTCMLMESVDVIGPEGRKRIPMNESLYSYRGQTFCPRGSLILQGHFKFARTDEPQRPIYDHYIERRLRTQPQGKCCGSVFKNPPGKHSGKLIQEAGLMGARRGGAVISDKHANFIMNEDNATSADILDLIALAKAAVLERFGIELEEEVVYIK